DNA from Bordetella genomosp. 13:
GGCTACATCGCGGTCGAGTTCGCGTCCATCTTCCACGGCATGGGCGCGCAGACCACGCAGCTGTACCGCGGCGAGCTGTTCCTGCGGGGCTTCGACGGCGGCGTGCGCGAGCACCTGCGCGACGAACTGCGCAAGAAGGGCCTGGACCTGCGCTTCAACGCCGACCCGGCCCGCATCGACCGCCAGGAAGACGGGTCGCTGCGCGTCACGCTGAAGACCGGCGAGCACATCGACACCGACTGCGTGTTCTACGCCACGGGCCGACGCGCCATGCTCGACGGCCTGGGCCTCGAGAACACCGGCGTGCGCCTGGACGACGAGGGCTTCATCGAAGTGAACGAGGAATACCGCACGGCCGAGCCGTCCATCTACGCGCTGGGCGACGTCATCAATCGCGTGCCGCTCACGCCGGTGGCCCTGGCCGAAGGCATGGCCATCGCGCGCCGCCTGTTCCGTCCCGAGGAGTACCGCAAGGTCGACTACAGCCTGATTCCCACGGCGGTATTCAGCCTGCCCAACATCGGCACCGTGGGCCTCACCACCGAAGCGGCGCGCGCCGCCGGCCACGAGGTCCGCCTGTACGAAAGCCGCTTCCGGCCCATGAAGCTGACGCTGACGGAGTCCCAGGAAAGAACGCTGATGAAGCTGGTCGTCGACGCGAACACCGATCGCGTGCTGGGCTGCCACATGGTCGGTCCCGACGCCGGCGAGATCGTGCAGGGCCTGGCCGTGGCGCTGAAGGCCGGCGCCACCAAGAAGGTGTTCGACGAGACCATCGGCATCCACCCGACGGCGGCGGAAGAGTTCGTGACCATGCGCACGGCCGTGGCCTGATCGCGAGGCGGGGCGGCGACGGCAGGCAAAGTTGCCACGCGCCTGTCCGGCGTCGTCCGCCCCCGCCACGACAGATATTTCGCGCCCGCCGATACAGAGGTGGGATATCGTCGCCGTTATCGTCCCTCTCGCAAGCTCGTCCCATGCCCGAACCGACCACGCTGTTCACCTTCGCCCTGCTGGCCCTGGGCCTCGTGCTGACGCCAGGCCCGAACATGATCTACCTGGTGTCGCGTTCGCTGTCGCAGGGCCGCCGTGCCGGCCTGGTGTCGGTGTGCGGGGTGGGCCTGGGCGCCACCTTCTATGTGCTGTGCACGGCATTCGGGCTGACCGCCCTGCTGCTGTCGGTACCGTACGCCTATGATGCGCTGCGCATCGGCGGCGCGGCATACCTGCTGTACCTGGCCTGGCAGTCTCTGCGCAGCGGCGGTCACTCGCCGTTCGAGGTGCGCCAGCTGCCCCCCAGCAGCCGCCGCCAGCTGTTCGGCATGGGCCTGCTGACCAGCCTGCTGAATCCGAAGGTGGCCATGTTCTACCTGTCGCTGCTGCCGCAGTTCATCGACCCCGAGCGCGGCAGCGTGCTGACCCAGGCCCTGGCGCTGGGCTTCACGCAGGTCGTCATCAGCGTATGCGTCAACGGCCTGCTCGCCGTGACGGCCGGCACCATCTCCGGCTTCCTGGCGCGCAACCCGCTGTGGCTGGCCGCGCAGCGCTGGTTCATGGGACTGGTGCTGGCCGGCCTGGCCGTGCGCCTGGCGCTGGACTCGCGGCGCTGATACCGTAGCGGGCCGCGCCACGCCGCCCATCACAAGCAGGAGTCGTCCCCATGCCTTTCGATACCTGGCTCGCCTTCGTCGCCGCTTCCACGGTGATGCTGGTCATTCCCGGCCCCACGCTGCTGGCCGTCATCAGCTATTCGGCGACCCACGGCCGCCGCG
Protein-coding regions in this window:
- the gorA gene encoding glutathione-disulfide reductase, with translation MDFDFDLYVIGAGSGGVRASRFAAGFGARVAVAESRYLGGTCVNVGCVPKKLLVYGASYTDDFEQAPGFGWNPGQPSFDWPTLIANKNREIERLNGIYRNLLTGSGVTLHESHARIVDPHTVEVDGRRHTAAHILVATGSWPMVPDLPGRELAITSNEAFYLKELPRRVVVVGGGYIAVEFASIFHGMGAQTTQLYRGELFLRGFDGGVREHLRDELRKKGLDLRFNADPARIDRQEDGSLRVTLKTGEHIDTDCVFYATGRRAMLDGLGLENTGVRLDDEGFIEVNEEYRTAEPSIYALGDVINRVPLTPVALAEGMAIARRLFRPEEYRKVDYSLIPTAVFSLPNIGTVGLTTEAARAAGHEVRLYESRFRPMKLTLTESQERTLMKLVVDANTDRVLGCHMVGPDAGEIVQGLAVALKAGATKKVFDETIGIHPTAAEEFVTMRTAVA
- a CDS encoding LysE family translocator, translating into MPEPTTLFTFALLALGLVLTPGPNMIYLVSRSLSQGRRAGLVSVCGVGLGATFYVLCTAFGLTALLLSVPYAYDALRIGGAAYLLYLAWQSLRSGGHSPFEVRQLPPSSRRQLFGMGLLTSLLNPKVAMFYLSLLPQFIDPERGSVLTQALALGFTQVVISVCVNGLLAVTAGTISGFLARNPLWLAAQRWFMGLVLAGLAVRLALDSRR